One Candidatus Symbiobacter mobilis CR genomic window, CCACCGCAGCGACATGCCCAGCGCCTGCGCGGCCATCTCGACAAATTGCCGCACGCTGTATTGCACCCCGGTGGCGATGACGAAGTCCTCGGGTTGTTCCTGCTGAAGCATCAGCCATTGCATCCGCACGTAATCGCGGGCATGGCCCCAGTCGCGCAGGGCGTCGAGGTTGCCCAGGTACAGGCAGTCTTCCAACCCCTCATAAATATTGGCCAGGGCGCGGGTGATTTTGCGGGTGACGAAAGTCTCCCCGCGCCGGGGGCTTTCGTGGTTGAACAGGATGCCGTTGCAGGCGTACATCCCATACGCCTCGCGGTAGTTGACGGTGATCCAGTACGCATAGAGCTTGGCTACGGCGTAGGGGCTGCGGGGGTAGAAGGGGGTGGTTTCGCGTTGGGGCGTCTCCTGCACCAGACCGTACAGCTCGCTGGTGCTGGCCTGGTAAAAGCGGGTTTTGGCGCCCAACCCCAGGAAGCGGATGGCCTCCAGCAGGCGCAGGGTGCCTAGCGCATCCACGTCTGCCGTGTACTCGGGGCTTTCAAAACTGACGGCAACGTGGCTCTGCGCACCGAGGTTGTAGATTTCGTCGGGCTGGGTGAGCTGGACGATGCGGGTCAGGTTGCTGCTGTCGCTCAGATCGCCGTAGTGCAGGGTGAAGCGACCGTTCCCGTGGTGGCTGTCTTGGTAGACATGATCGACGCGCTGCGTGTTGAACAGGCTGGAGCGGCGCTTGATACCGTGGACGATGTAGCCCTTTTCAAGCAGGAATTCGGCCAGATAGCTGCCGTCTTGGCCGGTGATGCCCGTGACGAGCGCGACTTTGGGTTGGGGCATGGGGCTTCTCCGTGACTCTCCTTTCCGAGCGGGAAAGGGCGGTTCTAACATTCCCCTCTCCCACCGGGAGAGGGGCAGGGGGTGAGGGCAGGGTGCAGCAGCACGCAAGCAGGTTTATTACACCGTGTGCGCAGGTTCACCGCA contains:
- the gmd gene encoding GDP-mannose 4,6-dehydratase, producing the protein MPQPKVALVTGITGQDGSYLAEFLLEKGYIVHGIKRRSSLFNTQRVDHVYQDSHHGNGRFTLHYGDLSDSSNLTRIVQLTQPDEIYNLGAQSHVAVSFESPEYTADVDALGTLRLLEAIRFLGLGAKTRFYQASTSELYGLVQETPQRETTPFYPRSPYAVAKLYAYWITVNYREAYGMYACNGILFNHESPRRGETFVTRKITRALANIYEGLEDCLYLGNLDALRDWGHARDYVRMQWLMLQQEQPEDFVIATGVQYSVRQFVEMAAQALGMSLRWEGNGVDEVGYWNDRPVVRVDTRYYRPTEVETLLGDPTLAREKLGWTPDIPIEVLIQEMVDNDLAEARKNALLRRSGYTVNLSSERQAP